Proteins encoded by one window of Gambusia affinis linkage group LG17, SWU_Gaff_1.0, whole genome shotgun sequence:
- the LOC122819278 gene encoding bromodomain-containing protein 3-like — protein sequence MSSNAEPDLKMPVNPPPPEVTDPNKPGRRTNQLQYMEKVVVKALWRHQFAWPFYQPVDAVSLGLPDYHKIITSPMDLGTIKKRLKNNYYWSSSECLQDFNTMFTNCYIYNKPTDDIVLMALALEKIFLQKVSQMPQKEEEIVPHAGKGKGRKSIPPEKRMRPEDMDQATTPTKSDFEARDVPNPNTEYGGLREQLKYCSNILKEMLSKKHSAYAWPFYMPVDAKALGIHDYHDIIKYPMDLSTVKKKMDGGQYQDAQQFAADIRLIFSNCYKYNPSHHTVVGMARKLQGVFEQRFAKMPDEQVGVTAPSCTISSPASLDRSESTVEDSTRFAEARKQLKTVDRHHASVSQTPKLRKENDQKEHGGDVPKSASNPIVRNPLKENKDWDLREKALSAVHEERRDSDNKALPMTYEEKHQLSLDINRLPGMKLARVVEILQASEPTVCTTNLDEIEIDFELLKPSTLRKLEQYVRSCLFKKFKKYQKKTSKSASQSVSTSSSLSDSGSTNSSSEDSDS from the exons ATGTCCTCCAACGCTGAGCCAGATCTCAAAATGCCCGTGAATCCTCCTCCTCCAGAGGTGACCGATCCCAACAAGCCTGGCCGACGGACCAACCAGCTGCAGTACATGGAGAAAGTGGTGGTGAAAGCTCTGTGGCGTCACCAGTTTGCTTGGCCGTTCTACCAGCCTGTTGATGCAGTTAGTCTCGGTCTACCA GACTATCATAAGATCATAACATCTCCCATGGACTTGGGCACCATCAAGAAACGCCTGAAGAACAACTACTACTGGAGTTCAAGCGAATGCCTGCAAGACTTCAACACCATGTTTACCAACTGTTACATATATAACAAG CCTACAGATGACATCGTGCTGATGGCTCTTGCCTTGGAGAAGATTTTCTTGCAAAAAGTTTCCCAGATGCctcagaaagaggaggagattGTTCCTCATGCAGGCAAAGGGAAAGGCAGAAAAAGCATCCCTCCAG AAAAAAGGATGAGGCCTGAAGACATGGACCAAGCAACCACTCCTACCAAGAGCGACTTTGAAGCAAGGGATGTTCCAAACCCAAACACAGAATATGGAGGACTGAGGGAACAGCTGAAGTACTGCAGCAACATCCTGAAGGAGATGCTGTCGAAAAAACATTCCGCCTACGCCTGGCCTTTCTACATGCCTGTAGATGCTAAAGCTCTGGGGATTCACGATTACCACGACATCATCAAATACCCAATGGATCTCAGCACTGTGAAA aaaaagatggatggaggacAGTACCAGGACGCGCAGCAGTTTGCTGCAGATATCCGCCTCATTTTTTCCAATTGCTACAAGTACAACCCCTCCCATCACACTGTGGTCGGCATGGCCAGAAAGCTTCAG GGAGTGTTCGAACAGAGGTTTGCTAAGATGCCAGATGAGCAAGTGGGGGTCACCGCTCCCAGCTGCACCATCAGCAGTCCGGCTAGTTTGGACAGATCTGAGTCAACAGTGGAGGACTCCACCCGGTTTGCTGAGGCACGAAAACAA CTCAAGACGGTTGACAGACACCATGCATCCGTTTCTCAAACCCCAAAACTGCGAAAGGAGAATGATCAGAAAGAACATGGCGGGGATGTACCTAAAAGTGCTTCAAACCCTATAGTTAG GAATccattgaaagaaaacaaagattggGATTTGAGAGAGAAAGCTTTGTCGGCTGTTCACGAGGAAAGACGGGATTCAGACAATAAAGCCTTGCCAATGACATATGAGGAAAAACATCAGCTGAGCCTCGACATCAATCGCCTTCCTGGCATGAAGCTGGCACGTGTGGTCGAAATCCTTCAAGCGTCGGAGCCCACCGTGTGCACCACTAACCTGGATGAGATTGAGATCGACTTTGAGTTACTGAAGCCGTCCACTCTGCGGAAGCTCGAGCAATATGTCAGATCCTGCCTGTtcaagaaattcaaaaaatatcaaa AGAAGACCAGCAAAAGTGCCTCTCAGTCTGTCAGCACAAGCAGCAGTTTGTCAGATTCTGGCTCCACCAACTCCAGTTCAGAAGACTCTGACTCATAA